The following proteins come from a genomic window of Sulfitobacter indolifex:
- a CDS encoding 2Fe-2S iron-sulfur cluster-binding protein, which produces MSQFHPLLVTDIHHTIRDAVVLTLKPENPDAFAFTQGQYLTFKQDFDGTELRRNYSICAGLDDGELKVGIKRVDGGAFSTYANTELKVGDTLHAMPPQGKFFTEIEPEVAKNYLGFAGGSGITPVLSILKTVLKREPNSTFTLVYANRAVNTIMFREELEDLKNHYMGRLTIIHILESGQDMELFEGRVDQAKCDALFKHWIQIDNIDTAFICGPEPMMLAIAEALKTNGLGDDQIKFELFSESQQGRLAKQEMAKRSEGQSGTEVTVIIDGARRSFTMQKGQSVLEAALENGQEAPFACKAGVCSTCMGKVLDGEVEMLSNHALEDYEVERGYVLTCQSYPLSDTLTIDYDTH; this is translated from the coding sequence ATGAGCCAGTTTCACCCCCTGTTAGTGACTGATATTCACCACACCATCCGCGATGCGGTGGTGCTGACGCTGAAGCCAGAAAACCCTGACGCATTCGCCTTTACCCAAGGCCAGTACCTGACCTTCAAGCAGGATTTCGACGGCACCGAATTGCGGCGCAACTATTCGATTTGCGCGGGGCTGGATGATGGCGAATTGAAAGTCGGCATCAAACGCGTCGATGGCGGGGCGTTTTCGACCTATGCCAATACCGAGTTGAAGGTCGGCGACACGCTGCACGCCATGCCGCCGCAGGGCAAGTTCTTCACCGAGATTGAGCCGGAGGTGGCCAAAAACTACCTCGGTTTTGCGGGTGGCTCAGGCATCACTCCGGTACTGTCGATCCTCAAAACGGTGCTGAAACGCGAGCCTAATTCGACCTTCACGCTGGTCTATGCCAACCGCGCCGTGAACACGATCATGTTCCGCGAGGAGCTTGAGGACCTCAAGAACCACTACATGGGTCGGCTGACGATCATCCATATCCTCGAATCCGGGCAGGATATGGAGTTGTTCGAAGGCCGCGTCGATCAGGCTAAATGCGACGCGCTGTTCAAACATTGGATCCAGATCGACAATATCGACACCGCCTTTATCTGCGGGCCAGAGCCGATGATGCTGGCGATTGCTGAGGCGCTGAAGACCAACGGTCTCGGCGACGATCAGATCAAATTCGAACTCTTCAGCGAAAGCCAGCAGGGCCGTCTGGCCAAACAGGAAATGGCCAAGCGCAGCGAAGGCCAAAGCGGCACCGAAGTCACCGTCATCATCGACGGCGCACGGCGCAGCTTTACCATGCAGAAGGGCCAGTCCGTGCTCGAAGCCGCACTGGAGAACGGGCAGGAAGCGCCGTTTGCCTGCAAGGCCGGGGTCTGCTCGACCTGCATGGGCAAGGTGCTCGACGGTGAGGTTGAAATGCTCTCGAACCATGCGCTTGAGGACTATGAGGTCGAGCGCGGCTATGTGCTGACCTGCCAGAGCTACCCGCTCAGCGACACGCTCACCATCGACTACGACACGCATTAA
- the paaD gene encoding 1,2-phenylacetyl-CoA epoxidase subunit PaaD, whose product MVRSAPSTRPAPAPVPGVVRDRSPRGPVRGGKKPSLETVWAWLSAIPDPEIPAISLTDLGIIRDVQWQDQTLVVTITPTYSGCPATSIINLDIEMALRDHGIENLSLQRQLSPPWTTDWMTDTGRAKLEAYGIAPPRPAGGPQHCPHCKSQAVERISQFGSTPCKAQWRCQDCLEPFDYFKCI is encoded by the coding sequence ATGGTAAGATCCGCCCCCAGCACCCGGCCCGCCCCCGCGCCGGTGCCCGGGGTGGTCCGCGACAGGTCGCCGCGCGGCCCTGTCCGCGGCGGCAAAAAGCCCAGTTTAGAGACTGTTTGGGCGTGGCTATCCGCCATTCCCGACCCGGAAATCCCGGCCATCTCACTAACCGATCTGGGCATCATCCGTGATGTGCAGTGGCAGGATCAGACGCTGGTCGTAACCATCACGCCGACCTATTCCGGCTGTCCCGCCACCAGCATTATCAACCTTGATATCGAAATGGCCCTGCGCGACCACGGCATCGAGAACCTGTCCCTGCAACGGCAGCTCTCCCCGCCTTGGACCACCGACTGGATGACCGATACCGGCCGCGCCAAGCTGGAAGCCTACGGTATCGCGCCACCCCGCCCCGCCGGCGGCCCGCAGCATTGCCCGCATTGCAAAAGCCAAGCGGTGGAGCGGATCAGCCAGTTCGGCTCGACCCCCTGCAAGGCGCAATGGCGGTGCCAAGACTGCCTTGAACCCTTTGACTATTTCAAATGTATCTGA
- the paaC gene encoding 1,2-phenylacetyl-CoA epoxidase subunit PaaC, with the protein MGDNALVLGHRVSEWCGVAPVLEEDIALANVALDLIGQTQLWLGLAGEVEGEGRDADKLAFHRDVWDFRNVLLAEQPNGDFGQTMMRQFLFDAWHLAQLTALVDSSDKEIAAIAEKSAKEVTYHLERSSDTVIGLGDGTEESHRRMQAALDLLWPYVGEMFLGDDVDAAMVEAGIAPEPESLRAGYDQLVGDTLAAATLSKPEDDFAHRGGKSGARHSEHLGHMLTQMQWLQRAYPDASW; encoded by the coding sequence ATGGGCGACAACGCCTTGGTGCTGGGCCATCGCGTCTCTGAATGGTGCGGCGTGGCGCCGGTGCTGGAGGAAGACATCGCGCTCGCCAATGTGGCGCTTGATTTGATCGGCCAGACGCAGCTTTGGCTGGGCCTTGCTGGCGAAGTCGAAGGTGAGGGGCGTGACGCCGACAAGCTCGCCTTTCACCGCGACGTTTGGGATTTCCGCAATGTGCTGCTGGCGGAGCAGCCCAACGGCGATTTCGGCCAGACCATGATGCGGCAGTTCTTGTTTGACGCGTGGCATCTGGCGCAACTGACCGCGCTGGTCGATTCCAGCGACAAGGAGATCGCCGCGATTGCCGAGAAATCCGCCAAGGAAGTGACCTACCACCTCGAGCGCTCCTCTGACACGGTGATTGGCCTTGGCGACGGGACAGAGGAAAGCCACCGCCGGATGCAAGCGGCGCTTGATCTGCTTTGGCCCTATGTCGGCGAGATGTTTCTTGGTGATGACGTCGACGCGGCGATGGTTGAGGCGGGCATCGCGCCCGAACCAGAAAGCCTGCGCGCCGGCTATGACCAGTTGGTCGGCGACACGCTGGCGGCCGCGACACTCAGCAAGCCCGAAGATGACTTTGCCCATCGGGGCGGGAAAAGTGGCGCGCGGCACAGCGAACATCTGGGCCATATGCTGACCCAAATGCAGTGGTTGCAGCGCGCCTACCCGGATGCCTCATGGTAA
- the paaB gene encoding 1,2-phenylacetyl-CoA epoxidase subunit PaaB, with translation MSSPESSEYDGTEAAPHGKARSTEWPLWEVFIRGQHGLSHRHVGSLHAADAEMAIKNARDVYTRRNEGVSIWAVEASAIAASSPEEKGALYEPANDKVYRHPTFFDIPDEVGAM, from the coding sequence ATGAGCAGCCCTGAATCCAGTGAATACGACGGCACCGAAGCAGCACCGCACGGCAAGGCACGGTCCACCGAATGGCCCCTGTGGGAGGTCTTCATCCGCGGCCAGCACGGGCTAAGCCACCGCCACGTTGGCAGCCTGCATGCAGCAGACGCGGAGATGGCGATCAAGAACGCCCGCGATGTCTATACCCGCCGCAACGAAGGCGTGAGCATCTGGGCGGTCGAGGCCAGCGCCATCGCGGCTTCCTCGCCTGAGGAAAAAGGCGCGCTTTATGAGCCCGCCAACGACAAGGTCTACCGCCACCCGACCTTTTTCGACATTCCCGACGAAGTGGGGGCGATGTGA
- the paaA gene encoding 1,2-phenylacetyl-CoA epoxidase subunit PaaA, with amino-acid sequence MYAQMIKSTGKGIKSLDEMEPEERAFQERIDAGGKIEPKDWMPDGYRKNLIRQIGQHAHSEIVGQLPEGNWITRAPTLERKAILLAKVQDEAGHGLYLYCAAETLGVTRDQMTRDLLSGKMKYSSIFNYPTLTWADMGAVGWLVDGAAIMNQVPLQRTSYGPYARAMVRICKEESFHQRQGFDIMMKMANGTEAQRKMAQDALNRFWFPALMMFGPSDKDSVHSAQSMAWKIKMNTNDELRQKFVDETVPQAEYLGLTIPDETLKFNEDTGHYDFTEPDWEEFFQVLKGNGPCNTERLAARNKAWDEGRWVREGLLAHAEKKRSRKMAAE; translated from the coding sequence ATGTATGCACAGATGATCAAATCCACCGGCAAGGGCATCAAGTCCCTTGACGAGATGGAGCCCGAAGAGCGCGCCTTTCAGGAGCGCATCGACGCGGGCGGCAAGATCGAACCCAAAGACTGGATGCCCGACGGGTACCGCAAAAACCTGATCCGTCAGATCGGCCAACACGCGCATAGCGAAATCGTCGGCCAGCTGCCCGAGGGCAACTGGATCACCCGCGCGCCCACGCTGGAGCGCAAGGCGATCCTGCTGGCCAAGGTGCAAGACGAGGCGGGCCACGGTCTCTACCTCTACTGCGCGGCCGAGACACTGGGCGTCACCCGCGACCAAATGACCCGCGACCTGCTGTCAGGCAAGATGAAGTACTCCTCGATCTTCAACTATCCGACCCTAACATGGGCCGATATGGGCGCTGTCGGCTGGCTGGTCGATGGGGCCGCGATCATGAACCAAGTGCCGCTGCAACGGACCTCTTACGGACCTTACGCCCGCGCCATGGTGCGTATCTGCAAGGAAGAGAGCTTCCACCAGCGCCAGGGCTTCGACATCATGATGAAGATGGCCAACGGCACAGAAGCGCAGCGCAAAATGGCCCAAGACGCGCTGAACCGTTTCTGGTTCCCGGCGCTGATGATGTTTGGCCCCTCGGACAAGGACTCGGTCCATTCCGCGCAGTCGATGGCATGGAAGATCAAGATGAACACCAACGATGAGCTGCGCCAAAAGTTCGTCGATGAGACGGTGCCGCAGGCGGAATACCTCGGCCTGACCATCCCCGACGAGACCCTCAAGTTCAACGAGGACACCGGCCATTACGACTTTACCGAGCCGGATTGGGAAGAGTTCTTTCAGGTGCTCAAGGGCAATGGCCCCTGCAACACCGAACGGCTGGCGGCGCGCAACAAGGCATGGGACGAAGGCCGTTGGGTGCGCGAAGGGCTTCTGGCCCACGCCGAGAAAAAGCGCAGCAGAAAAATGGCAGCGGAGTAA
- the pcaF gene encoding 3-oxoadipyl-CoA thiolase: protein MQAFICDAQRTPIGRYGGALSSVRADDLAAIPLKALMERNPSVDWARVDDVIMGCANQAGEDNRNVARMAALLAGLPVDVPGATINRLCASGMDAVGAAARAIRAGDMDLAIAGGIESMSRAPFVMPKAETAFSRSNAVYDTTIGWRFVNPKMKAQFGVDSMPETADNVAADHDVSREDQDAFAARSQQRWAEADEKGIFAEEITPVTIPQRKGDDVIVDRDEHPRPGTSPDKLAKLRGINGADLTVTAGNASGVNDGAAAMLLASEAGVKDHGLTPIARVVAMSAAGVEPRVMGIGPIPAVRKVLDRAGLTIEQMDVIELNEAFASQGLATLRALGVADDAPHVNANGGAIAIGHPLGMSGARLVMTAALQLKRTGGKYALCTMCVGVGQGVALILENAG from the coding sequence ATGCAGGCATTCATCTGCGACGCGCAGCGCACCCCCATTGGCCGTTACGGCGGTGCCCTCTCTTCGGTTCGCGCCGATGATCTGGCCGCAATCCCGCTGAAAGCGCTGATGGAGCGGAACCCGTCGGTGGATTGGGCGCGTGTCGATGATGTCATCATGGGTTGTGCCAACCAAGCGGGCGAAGACAACCGCAACGTCGCGCGCATGGCCGCACTTCTGGCCGGTCTGCCTGTCGATGTACCGGGCGCCACGATCAACCGGCTCTGCGCCAGCGGCATGGATGCCGTGGGTGCCGCCGCCCGTGCGATCCGCGCTGGTGACATGGATCTCGCCATTGCTGGCGGGATTGAGAGCATGTCCCGCGCGCCCTTCGTGATGCCCAAGGCCGAAACCGCCTTTTCGCGCAGCAATGCGGTCTATGACACCACCATCGGCTGGCGCTTTGTGAACCCTAAGATGAAGGCGCAGTTCGGCGTGGATTCCATGCCCGAAACCGCTGACAACGTCGCCGCCGACCATGATGTGTCGCGCGAAGATCAAGACGCTTTCGCCGCCCGCAGCCAGCAACGCTGGGCCGAGGCGGATGAAAAGGGCATCTTTGCCGAGGAAATTACCCCCGTCACGATCCCGCAGCGCAAAGGCGATGATGTGATAGTCGACCGCGACGAACACCCCCGCCCCGGCACCTCGCCCGATAAACTCGCCAAGCTGCGCGGCATCAATGGCGCTGACCTGACTGTAACTGCTGGCAACGCCTCCGGCGTGAATGATGGCGCGGCGGCGATGTTGCTCGCCTCGGAAGCAGGCGTAAAAGACCACGGCCTCACCCCCATCGCCCGCGTCGTCGCTATGTCCGCCGCAGGTGTCGAGCCCCGCGTCATGGGCATCGGCCCGATCCCCGCCGTGCGCAAGGTGTTGGACCGCGCCGGGCTGACCATCGAGCAGATGGACGTGATCGAACTCAATGAGGCTTTCGCGAGCCAAGGCCTCGCCACCCTGCGCGCCTTGGGCGTGGCAGACGATGCGCCCCATGTGAATGCCAACGGCGGCGCCATCGCCATCGGCCACCCCTTGGGCATGTCCGGCGCGCGTTTGGTGATGACGGCGGCGCTGCAACTCAAGCGGACGGGTGGCAAATACGCGCTATGTACAATGTGTGTGGGCGTGGGACAGGGCGTCGCCCTGATCCTCGAAAACGCAGGCTGA
- the cobO gene encoding cob(I)yrinic acid a,c-diamide adenosyltransferase, translated as MSDADPQDHKEKMQQRQAEQRAKVAELQDPEKGLVLVHTGPGKGKSSSAFGVVVRALGWKQRVGVVQFIKGKWKTGERLFFEQLDEVTWHTMGEGFTWDTQDRNRDIAAAEAAFGKAREMMASGEYDLVVMDEINIAIRYEYLKIEDVIAGLESRDKRTAVVLTGRDARPELCDYADLVTEMSEVKHPFKAGIKAQRGVDY; from the coding sequence ATGAGCGACGCGGATCCGCAAGACCACAAGGAAAAGATGCAGCAGCGTCAGGCCGAGCAACGCGCCAAGGTGGCTGAATTGCAAGACCCGGAAAAGGGTCTGGTGCTGGTCCATACCGGGCCGGGCAAGGGCAAATCCTCCTCTGCTTTCGGCGTTGTCGTACGCGCGCTTGGCTGGAAACAGCGCGTGGGTGTGGTGCAGTTCATCAAGGGCAAATGGAAGACCGGCGAACGGCTGTTCTTTGAACAGCTTGATGAGGTGACATGGCACACGATGGGCGAAGGTTTCACCTGGGACACGCAAGACCGCAACCGTGACATTGCCGCCGCCGAAGCCGCATTCGGCAAAGCGCGCGAAATGATGGCGAGCGGCGAATATGACCTTGTGGTGATGGACGAAATCAACATCGCCATCCGCTATGAATACCTCAAGATCGAAGACGTCATCGCCGGACTTGAGAGCCGCGACAAGCGCACCGCCGTGGTTTTGACTGGCCGCGATGCCCGGCCCGAGCTTTGCGACTATGCCGATCTGGTGACCGAGATGTCAGAGGTTAAACACCCGTTCAAAGCAGGCATCAAAGCGCAGCGCGGTGTGGACTACTAA
- a CDS encoding DMT family transporter, with the protein MKVDDFSARPALGVGLKITAILLFTCMSAIIKSLADDVPAGESVFFRSFFAIPVILIWLAQRGKLKSGLKTKNAMGHVWRGLFGTTAMGLTFTGLGLLPLPEVTAIGFATPIFTVILAAVLLGEQIRLIRVTAVAIGLVGVMIILWPRFSNIGTMEQTATIGALLILMATMVRSLVQIHIRQLVQNEDTAAIVFYFSCTASLLALCTLPFGWVLPDLQTFGLLVLAGLIGGVAQILITSAYRFGSASMLAPYDYTSMLFAIVLGYVFFAELPTMMMLAGAALVISAGALVIWRERQLGMERGKARSVTDPKA; encoded by the coding sequence ATGAAAGTCGATGATTTCTCCGCCCGCCCTGCCCTTGGCGTCGGACTGAAGATCACGGCGATCCTGCTCTTTACCTGCATGTCGGCAATCATCAAATCGCTGGCCGACGACGTCCCGGCGGGTGAGTCGGTCTTCTTCCGCTCCTTCTTTGCCATTCCGGTGATCCTGATTTGGTTGGCGCAACGCGGCAAACTGAAAAGCGGGCTCAAGACCAAGAACGCGATGGGCCATGTCTGGCGCGGGCTGTTTGGCACCACGGCGATGGGGCTGACCTTTACCGGCCTTGGCCTGCTGCCCCTGCCCGAGGTCACCGCCATCGGTTTCGCCACGCCGATCTTTACTGTGATCCTTGCCGCCGTGCTGCTGGGCGAGCAAATCCGTCTGATCCGCGTGACCGCCGTGGCCATCGGGCTGGTGGGCGTGATGATCATCCTCTGGCCGCGTTTCAGCAATATTGGCACGATGGAGCAGACGGCCACCATTGGCGCACTGTTGATCCTGATGGCGACGATGGTGCGCAGCCTTGTGCAGATCCACATTCGTCAATTGGTGCAGAACGAAGACACCGCCGCGATCGTGTTCTACTTCTCCTGCACCGCGTCTTTGCTGGCGCTTTGCACCCTGCCCTTTGGCTGGGTATTGCCCGATCTGCAGACTTTCGGCCTGCTGGTGCTTGCCGGGTTGATCGGCGGGGTGGCGCAAATTCTCATCACCTCGGCCTATCGTTTTGGCTCGGCTTCAATGCTGGCACCCTATGACTATACCTCGATGCTTTTTGCCATCGTGCTGGGCTATGTCTTCTTTGCCGAACTGCCGACGATGATGATGCTGGCAGGCGCAGCCCTAGTGATCAGCGCGGGCGCACTGGTGATTTGGCGAGAGCGGCAATTGGGGATGGAGCGTGGCAAGGCGCGGTCTGTCACCGATCCCAAAGCGTGA
- the aroC gene encoding chorismate synthase produces MSINSFGHLYRVTTWGESHGPALGATIDGCPPGVPIDEAMIQQWLDKRKPGQNKYTTQRREADEVRILSGTFEGVTTGTPIQLMIENTDQRSKDYGDIKDKFRPGHADITYFQKYGIRDYRGGGRSSARETAARVAAGGLAREAIKALAPNLQITGYMVQMGPHKIDREAFDWDQIDQNPFWVPDAKAAGDWADYLDGLRKSGSSVGAIIELTARGVPAGLGAPVYGKLDTDLAAAMMSINAVKGVEIGEGMSAAMLTGELNADEITMGPEGPEYSSNHAGGILGGISTGQDVVVRFAVKPTSSILTTRRTITKQGEETEIITKGRHDPCVGIRAVPVGEAMMACVVLDHLLLHRGQIGTNRGRIGPEA; encoded by the coding sequence ATGTCGATCAACAGCTTTGGCCATCTTTACCGGGTCACCACATGGGGCGAGAGCCACGGGCCCGCCCTTGGCGCCACGATTGATGGCTGCCCCCCCGGTGTGCCGATTGACGAAGCAATGATCCAGCAGTGGTTGGACAAGCGCAAACCCGGCCAGAACAAATACACCACCCAGCGGCGCGAGGCCGATGAGGTGCGGATACTCTCGGGCACCTTCGAAGGGGTGACCACAGGCACGCCGATCCAGCTGATGATCGAGAACACAGATCAACGCTCCAAAGACTACGGCGACATCAAGGACAAGTTCCGCCCCGGCCACGCCGACATCACCTATTTCCAAAAATACGGCATCCGCGACTATCGCGGTGGTGGCCGTTCCTCGGCGCGCGAAACGGCGGCGCGGGTGGCGGCGGGTGGCTTGGCGCGCGAGGCGATCAAGGCACTGGCCCCGAACCTACAAATCACCGGCTATATGGTGCAGATGGGCCCTCATAAAATCGACCGCGAAGCGTTCGACTGGGATCAGATCGACCAGAACCCCTTTTGGGTGCCCGACGCCAAGGCGGCAGGCGACTGGGCCGATTACCTCGACGGGCTGCGCAAATCGGGCAGCAGCGTGGGTGCGATCATCGAATTGACTGCGCGCGGCGTGCCTGCGGGGCTCGGCGCACCGGTCTATGGCAAGCTCGACACCGATCTGGCCGCCGCGATGATGAGCATCAATGCCGTCAAAGGCGTGGAGATCGGCGAGGGCATGTCAGCCGCGATGCTGACGGGCGAGTTGAACGCGGATGAGATCACCATGGGGCCGGAGGGGCCGGAGTATTCCTCTAACCACGCGGGCGGTATCTTGGGCGGTATCAGCACCGGACAGGACGTGGTCGTGCGTTTTGCGGTCAAACCGACCTCCAGCATCCTGACCACGCGGCGCACCATCACCAAACAGGGCGAAGAGACCGAGATCATCACCAAGGGCCGCCATGACCCCTGCGTCGGTATCCGCGCCGTGCCGGTGGGCGAGGCGATGATGGCCTGCGTGGTGCTAGATCACCTGCTGCTACATCGCGGGCAGATCGGCACCAACCGCGGACGGATCGGCCCCGAAGCATAG
- the thiB gene encoding thiamine ABC transporter substrate binding subunit, whose product MKYLTLAAGVLGASAAWAETPELTVYTYDSFVTEWGPGPAIEEGFEAQCGCDLKFVGMGDGAALLARLKLEGARSDADIVLGLDTSLVAAAKETELFAPSELQAEYDLPIAWEDKVFVPYDWGYFAFVHGTDLDAPADFKALAESDLKIVIQDPRSSTPGLGLLMWVKAAYGDEAPEVWAGLADNIVTVTKGWSEAYGLFLEGEADMVLSYTTSPAYHLIAEEDDSKTAALFDEGHYMQIEVAGKLAGSDQPELADQFLQYLVSNAAQSVLPTTNWMYPAVTPEGGLPEGFKGMIQPGKALLVPNADVPALREEALNEWLTALSR is encoded by the coding sequence ATGAAGTATCTTACACTTGCTGCGGGCGTCTTGGGCGCATCGGCTGCATGGGCGGAAACGCCTGAATTGACAGTCTATACCTACGACAGTTTCGTCACCGAATGGGGCCCCGGCCCGGCCATCGAAGAGGGTTTTGAGGCGCAGTGCGGCTGCGATTTGAAATTCGTCGGCATGGGCGATGGCGCGGCACTTCTGGCGCGGCTTAAGCTTGAGGGCGCCCGCTCTGACGCGGATATCGTGCTGGGGCTCGACACCAGCCTTGTCGCGGCAGCGAAGGAGACTGAGCTTTTCGCGCCGAGCGAGTTGCAGGCAGAATATGACCTGCCGATCGCTTGGGAAGATAAAGTCTTCGTCCCCTATGACTGGGGCTACTTCGCCTTTGTTCATGGCACCGATCTTGACGCTCCTGCAGATTTCAAAGCGCTCGCCGAGAGTGATTTGAAGATCGTGATCCAAGACCCCCGTTCATCGACCCCCGGTCTGGGTCTGTTGATGTGGGTCAAAGCGGCCTATGGCGATGAGGCCCCCGAGGTCTGGGCAGGGCTGGCGGATAATATCGTGACGGTCACCAAAGGCTGGTCCGAAGCTTACGGTCTGTTCCTCGAAGGCGAAGCCGACATGGTGCTGAGCTACACGACCTCGCCCGCCTATCACCTGATCGCGGAAGAGGATGACAGCAAAACTGCCGCCCTCTTTGACGAAGGCCACTACATGCAGATCGAAGTGGCGGGAAAGCTCGCGGGATCAGATCAGCCCGAACTGGCGGATCAGTTCCTGCAGTACCTCGTGTCCAACGCGGCGCAATCGGTGCTGCCGACGACCAACTGGATGTATCCTGCCGTAACGCCTGAGGGTGGTCTGCCCGAAGGGTTCAAAGGGATGATCCAACCCGGCAAGGCGCTGTTGGTGCCCAATGCCGATGTACCCGCGCTCCGTGAAGAGGCCTTGAACGAATGGCTGACCGCGCTGTCGCGCTAA
- a CDS encoding thiamine/thiamine pyrophosphate ABC transporter permease ThiP yields the protein MADRAVALSSKTGLFAAVLVAGLILAALVAVFMAADVAAGLGAADWAAVRFTVTQAVWSAVLSVLLAVPVARALARRRFWGRGALITLLGAPFILPVIVAVLGLLTVFGRSGLLNQFGGALGLPPVSIYGLHGVVLAHVFFNLPLATRLLLQGWQSIPSERFRLAGQLQMTPRAVFLALEWPMLRQVLPGVAALIFVICLTSFAVALTLGGGPRATTIELAIYQAFRFDFDLGRAALLSVVQLALAGAAAVAALWLIPPISLGGGLDRPLRRWDALGGGQRLLDITVIMLAALFLLLPLGAVVLRGLAGVGQLPPSVWQAALNSILVAGLSVLVLAVLALPMAGWIATRRRGGVEAIGLMGLAASPLMIGTGWFIMINPVLDPARLSLPVTALVNALMALPFVLRILVPRLRETLQDFGPLTQTLGMGGWTLWRLLVLPRLRPQLGFAAGLTGALSVGDLGVIALFADQDRATLPLQMYRLMGAYRMEAAAGAALLLLILALAVFFICDKWGRWHADA from the coding sequence ATGGCTGACCGCGCTGTCGCGCTAAGCAGCAAGACGGGGCTTTTCGCCGCCGTTCTGGTCGCGGGCCTGATCCTTGCCGCCTTGGTCGCCGTTTTCATGGCGGCCGATGTGGCGGCAGGGCTCGGCGCGGCGGACTGGGCGGCGGTGCGTTTTACTGTCACGCAGGCGGTGTGGTCGGCGGTGCTGTCTGTGCTGCTCGCGGTACCGGTCGCCCGCGCCTTGGCACGGCGGCGGTTTTGGGGGCGTGGGGCGTTGATTACGCTGCTCGGCGCGCCCTTTATTCTGCCAGTCATCGTTGCGGTGTTGGGGTTGCTGACGGTCTTTGGCCGCTCGGGCCTGCTGAACCAATTTGGTGGGGCGCTTGGCCTCCCGCCCGTGTCGATCTACGGGCTGCATGGCGTGGTTCTGGCGCATGTTTTCTTTAATCTTCCGCTGGCGACCCGGCTTTTGCTGCAAGGCTGGCAGAGCATCCCGTCCGAGCGGTTTCGGCTGGCCGGGCAGCTGCAGATGACGCCCCGTGCGGTGTTTCTGGCGCTAGAGTGGCCGATGCTGCGGCAGGTGTTACCTGGGGTGGCGGCGCTGATTTTCGTGATTTGCCTGACGAGTTTTGCCGTGGCGTTGACGCTGGGCGGCGGACCTCGTGCGACGACGATCGAACTGGCGATCTATCAGGCGTTTCGGTTTGATTTTGATCTGGGCCGCGCCGCGCTTTTATCGGTGGTGCAGCTCGCGTTGGCTGGCGCAGCGGCGGTCGCGGCACTTTGGCTGATCCCGCCGATCAGCTTGGGCGGCGGGTTGGACCGCCCTCTGCGCCGGTGGGATGCGCTGGGCGGAGGACAGCGGTTGCTCGACATCACCGTGATTATGCTTGCCGCGCTGTTTTTGCTGCTGCCACTGGGGGCCGTGGTGCTGCGTGGTTTGGCGGGGGTAGGGCAGCTGCCACCCTCGGTTTGGCAGGCCGCGCTGAACAGCATTCTGGTAGCGGGCCTAAGTGTGCTGGTGCTTGCCGTGTTGGCCCTGCCGATGGCGGGGTGGATCGCCACCCGGCGGCGCGGCGGGGTGGAGGCGATTGGCTTGATGGGCCTCGCCGCCTCACCGCTGATGATCGGCACGGGATGGTTCATCATGATCAACCCAGTGCTGGATCCCGCACGGCTGAGCTTGCCGGTCACGGCCTTGGTGAACGCGCTGATGGCGCTGCCCTTCGTGCTGCGTATCCTGGTGCCGCGCCTTCGCGAGACGTTGCAGGATTTTGGCCCGCTGACGCAGACCCTCGGCATGGGTGGCTGGACGCTGTGGCGTCTGCTGGTCCTGCCGCGCTTGCGTCCGCAACTGGGCTTTGCTGCCGGGTTGACGGGGGCGTTGTCGGTGGGTGACCTCGGCGTCATCGCGCTGTTCGCGGATCAAGACCGTGCGACGCTGCCCTTGCAGATGTACCGTCTGATGGGGGCTTACCGGATGGAGGCCGCTGCGGGCGCGGCGCTGCTGCTGTTGATCTTGGCGCTGGCGGTGTTTTTCATCTGCGACAAATGGGGGCGCTGGCATGCTGACGCTTGA